The following proteins are encoded in a genomic region of Micromonospora olivasterospora:
- a CDS encoding SCO6745 family protein: protein MWRHFEPVHAVTYFHPRARAAYEAVGLRGYWRGYFAGRAAPLGAVEAAPVVAAFFGFAPSMVARALPSVWRLATPQEALRARLTGAVQALAELTYELPEGHLAEAADLLEEAAGAVQTAGRVLGAANAALPAAAYPLARLWQAATTLREHRGDGHVAALVTTGLDPVEVLAWRCRVDQSREFHRMARGWTDEEWAAAEERLVEKGWLTAERAPTGHGTEAFRAAEEATDRAALGPWRGLGAERTARLRELLEPLAARCRAVIPPQSPIGLLAPGPDADGSPPAAR from the coding sequence ATGTGGAGGCACTTCGAGCCGGTCCACGCGGTCACCTACTTCCACCCACGCGCCCGCGCCGCGTACGAGGCGGTTGGTCTGCGCGGCTACTGGCGGGGCTACTTCGCCGGCCGGGCCGCCCCGCTCGGCGCCGTCGAGGCGGCCCCGGTGGTCGCGGCGTTCTTCGGCTTCGCCCCGTCGATGGTGGCCCGGGCGCTGCCGTCGGTGTGGCGGCTGGCCACCCCTCAGGAGGCGCTGCGCGCCCGGCTCACGGGGGCGGTGCAGGCGCTGGCCGAGCTGACGTACGAGCTGCCGGAGGGACACCTCGCGGAGGCCGCCGACCTGCTGGAGGAGGCGGCCGGCGCGGTGCAGACCGCCGGCCGGGTGCTGGGTGCCGCGAACGCGGCCCTGCCGGCCGCCGCGTACCCGCTGGCCCGGCTCTGGCAGGCCGCCACCACGCTGCGCGAGCACCGGGGCGACGGGCACGTCGCGGCGCTGGTCACCACGGGGCTGGATCCGGTCGAGGTGCTGGCCTGGCGGTGCCGGGTCGACCAGTCGCGCGAGTTCCACCGGATGGCCCGGGGCTGGACGGACGAGGAGTGGGCCGCCGCCGAGGAGCGGCTGGTCGAGAAGGGCTGGCTGACCGCCGAGCGGGCGCCGACCGGCCACGGCACCGAGGCGTTCCGGGCGGCCGAGGAGGCCACGGACCGGGCCGCCCTCGGCCCGTGGCGGGGGCTGGGCGCGGAGCGTACGGCGCGGCTGCGCGAGCTGCTCGAGCCGCTCGCCGCGCGGTGCCGCGCCGTCATCCCGCCGCAGAGCCCGATCGGCCTGCTGGCGCCCGGGCCGGACGCCGACGGCAGCCCGCCCGCCGCCCGCTGA
- a CDS encoding FKBP-type peptidyl-prolyl cis-trans isomerase, translating to MSERVQNRSAGQGPGGKAERRLAAQLAAKKAAEARRRRQSILGAVAGVAVVGVLIGVFVVVNNGKDDKDQTASAPSASASAPAADPTAPPAPKLPEGADPALGTRPAVAAGKGELKKLTVTTLIKGKGPAVKSGQQITTNYVGVYYKDGKEFDSSWNQGEPATFGIGTGQVIKGWDQGLVGVTVGSRVQLDIPAELAFANLDGPQGPLRFVVDVLAAR from the coding sequence GTGAGCGAGCGTGTGCAGAACCGGTCGGCGGGCCAGGGACCGGGCGGCAAGGCGGAGCGGCGGCTGGCCGCCCAGCTGGCGGCGAAGAAGGCCGCCGAGGCGAGGCGCCGCCGGCAGTCGATCCTGGGCGCGGTCGCCGGCGTCGCCGTCGTCGGTGTGCTGATCGGGGTCTTCGTCGTGGTGAACAACGGCAAGGACGACAAGGACCAGACGGCCTCCGCGCCGTCGGCCAGCGCCAGCGCTCCGGCCGCCGACCCGACCGCCCCGCCCGCCCCGAAGCTTCCCGAGGGGGCGGACCCGGCGCTCGGCACCAGGCCCGCGGTCGCGGCGGGCAAGGGCGAGCTGAAGAAGCTCACCGTGACGACGCTCATCAAGGGCAAGGGCCCGGCGGTGAAGTCCGGCCAGCAGATCACCACCAACTACGTGGGCGTGTACTACAAGGACGGCAAGGAGTTCGACTCCTCCTGGAACCAGGGCGAGCCGGCCACCTTCGGGATCGGGACGGGTCAGGTCATCAAGGGCTGGGACCAGGGCCTGGTCGGGGTGACCGTGGGTAGCCGGGTGCAGCTCGACATCCCCGCCGAGCTGGCGTTCGCCAACCTCGACGGCCCTCAGGGCCCGCTGCGGTTCGTCGTCGACGTGCTGGCGGCGCGGTAG
- a CDS encoding PPOX class F420-dependent oxidoreductase, which yields MAILTEVDLALLAEPQLAHVATVEPDGTPHVTPVWIDADGEHIVFNTAKGRRKYENIRRNPAVGISIVDKANDFRALWVKGTAELVEEGADEHIDKLARKYLGQDTYPFRKPGEERVIVRITPTQKLNQG from the coding sequence ATGGCGATCCTCACCGAAGTAGACCTGGCCCTCCTGGCCGAGCCCCAGCTCGCCCACGTCGCGACCGTCGAGCCCGACGGGACCCCGCACGTCACGCCCGTCTGGATCGACGCCGACGGGGAGCACATCGTGTTCAACACCGCCAAGGGGCGGCGCAAGTACGAGAACATCCGGCGCAACCCGGCCGTCGGGATCTCGATCGTCGACAAGGCGAACGACTTCCGCGCCCTGTGGGTCAAGGGCACCGCCGAGCTGGTCGAAGAGGGCGCCGACGAGCACATCGACAAGCTGGCGAGGAAGTACCTCGGGCAGGACACCTACCCGTTCCGCAAGCCCGGCGAGGAGCGGGTGATCGTCCGGATCACCCCCACGCAGAAGCTCAACCAGGGCTGA
- a CDS encoding Ku protein yields the protein MRAIWKGAVSFGLVSIAVKLYSATEEKDIRFHQVHRDDGGRIRYKRTCQVCGEEVSYDDIAKGYDIGGGEMVILTDEDFAELPLTTSHAIDVLEFVPAEQVDPILYNKAYFLEPEGAATKPYVLLRDALADSERVAIVKVALRQREQLATLRVREGVLLLNTMLWPDEVRTPDFGFLDEDLKIRPPELAMASSLIDSMAGEFAPDAFTDDYRAALQEVIDAKVEGREVVQPEEVEEAPAAAVDLMAALKASVERARAARGEEPERGGGEPTPITSARSAQKAAKAPAKKAAPKKAAAKKAAGAGAKKAAPKKAAEKAAPEKKAAKKAAPKKAARKTA from the coding sequence ATGCGGGCGATCTGGAAGGGGGCCGTCTCGTTCGGGCTGGTCTCGATCGCGGTGAAGCTCTACTCCGCCACGGAGGAGAAGGACATCCGCTTCCACCAGGTGCACCGGGACGACGGCGGCCGGATCCGCTACAAGCGCACCTGCCAGGTCTGCGGCGAGGAGGTCAGCTACGACGACATCGCCAAGGGGTACGACATCGGCGGCGGCGAGATGGTCATCCTCACCGACGAGGACTTCGCCGAGCTGCCGCTGACCACCTCGCACGCGATCGACGTGCTGGAGTTCGTCCCGGCCGAGCAGGTCGACCCGATCCTCTACAACAAGGCGTACTTCCTGGAGCCGGAGGGCGCGGCGACCAAGCCGTACGTGCTGCTGCGCGACGCGCTCGCCGACTCGGAGCGGGTGGCGATCGTCAAGGTGGCGCTGCGCCAGCGGGAGCAGCTGGCCACCCTGCGCGTACGCGAGGGCGTGCTGCTGCTCAACACGATGCTCTGGCCGGACGAGGTGCGTACCCCGGACTTCGGCTTCCTGGACGAGGACCTGAAGATCCGCCCCCCGGAGCTGGCGATGGCCAGCTCGCTGATCGACTCGATGGCCGGCGAGTTCGCCCCGGACGCGTTCACCGACGACTACCGGGCCGCGTTGCAGGAGGTCATCGACGCGAAGGTGGAGGGCCGGGAGGTCGTCCAGCCGGAGGAGGTCGAGGAGGCCCCGGCCGCGGCGGTGGACCTGATGGCGGCGCTGAAGGCGTCCGTCGAGCGGGCCCGGGCTGCCCGGGGCGAGGAGCCGGAGCGCGGCGGCGGCGAGCCGACCCCGATCACCTCGGCGCGGTCGGCGCAGAAGGCGGCCAAGGCGCCGGCGAAGAAGGCCGCCCCGAAGAAGGCGGCGGCCAAGAAGGCCGCGGGCGCGGGCGCGAAGAAGGCCGCCCCGAAGAAGGCCGCGGAGAAGGCGGCGCCGGAGAAGAAGGCCGCGAAGAAGGCCGCCCCGAAGAAGGCGGCCCGCAAGACGGCCTGA
- the ligD gene encoding non-homologous end-joining DNA ligase, whose translation MPGAPLKPMLAMTGPLPAGADWAYEFKWDGVRALADIVGRRQHLYARSGVQITVAYPELITLAEQVGDALLDGEVVSLSATGQPSFTALAERMHVRDPAKAARLAASTPVTYMIFDLLRLGGEDLTGRPYRERRAALEGLGLGGARWAVPPAFPDGPATYEAAGENGLEGVMAKRLGSLYRPGVRSPDWVKVKLEVTGDFVVGGWRPGARRIGGLLVGVPRPDGRLTYRGRVGGGIGAAIERELLRELEPLRSGASPFAADVPREDARGAIWVAPTVVVEVKYGQRTPDGRLRFPRLLRLRPDKPPEEVDDAG comes from the coding sequence GTGCCCGGCGCGCCGCTGAAGCCGATGCTTGCGATGACCGGCCCGCTGCCCGCCGGCGCCGACTGGGCGTACGAGTTCAAGTGGGACGGCGTCCGCGCGTTGGCCGACATCGTCGGCCGCCGCCAACACCTGTACGCGCGCTCGGGCGTGCAGATCACCGTCGCGTACCCCGAATTGATCACTCTGGCCGAGCAGGTCGGCGACGCGCTGCTCGACGGCGAGGTGGTCTCGCTCAGCGCCACCGGGCAGCCCTCGTTCACCGCGCTGGCCGAGCGGATGCACGTCCGGGACCCGGCGAAGGCGGCCCGGCTGGCGGCCAGCACTCCCGTGACGTACATGATCTTCGACCTGCTCCGGCTCGGCGGCGAGGACCTGACGGGCCGCCCGTACCGGGAGCGGCGCGCGGCCCTGGAGGGGCTCGGCCTCGGCGGGGCGCGGTGGGCCGTGCCCCCGGCCTTCCCGGACGGCCCGGCCACCTACGAGGCGGCCGGCGAGAACGGCCTGGAGGGGGTGATGGCCAAGCGGCTCGGCTCGCTCTACCGGCCCGGCGTGCGCTCCCCCGACTGGGTCAAGGTCAAGCTGGAGGTGACCGGCGACTTCGTCGTCGGCGGCTGGCGGCCCGGCGCGCGCAGGATCGGCGGCCTGCTGGTCGGCGTGCCCCGCCCGGACGGCCGGCTCACCTACCGGGGCCGGGTCGGCGGCGGCATCGGCGCGGCCATCGAGCGCGAGCTGCTGCGCGAGCTGGAGCCGCTGCGCTCGGGCGCGTCCCCGTTCGCCGCGGACGTGCCGCGCGAGGATGCCCGGGGGGCCATCTGGGTAGCACCTACGGTGGTGGTGGAGGTGAAGTACGGCCAGCGCACCCCCGACGGCCGGCTGCGCTTCCCCCGGCTGCTGCGGCTGCGCCCCGACAAGCCGCCCGAGGAGGTCGACGATGCAGGCTGA
- the ligD gene encoding non-homologous end-joining DNA ligase: MQAERLRVTVEGRALELSNLDKVLYPEAGFTKGEVIDYYTRIAPVLLPHLAERPLTRIRYPNGVAEKSFFEKNAPAATPDWVRTETLPAPGSSKGRETVDYVVAGDLPTLVWLANLAALELHTPQWKIGEHPDMMVVDLDPGAPAGLRECCRVALLMRDRLASDGIDSYPKTSGKKGMQLCCPVAGTQSSDDVSAYARRIAQELEKAHPKLVVSKMAKNLRPGKIFIDWSQNNAAKTTVAPYSLRAQSVPSVSTPLTWDEVSAGAAGKRPATKPYTAGEALKRVEKHGDLLAPLLDGGPQLPL; this comes from the coding sequence ATGCAGGCTGAGCGGCTGCGGGTGACCGTCGAGGGCCGCGCGCTGGAGCTGTCCAACCTCGACAAGGTGCTCTACCCGGAGGCGGGCTTCACCAAGGGCGAGGTCATCGACTACTACACGCGGATCGCCCCGGTGCTGCTGCCGCACCTGGCCGAACGGCCGTTGACCCGGATCCGGTACCCGAACGGGGTGGCGGAGAAGTCGTTCTTCGAGAAGAACGCCCCGGCCGCCACGCCCGACTGGGTGCGTACGGAGACGCTGCCCGCGCCGGGATCGAGCAAGGGCCGGGAGACGGTCGACTACGTCGTCGCCGGGGACCTGCCCACCCTGGTCTGGCTGGCCAACCTCGCCGCCCTGGAGCTGCACACGCCGCAGTGGAAGATCGGCGAGCATCCGGACATGATGGTCGTCGACCTGGACCCGGGCGCCCCGGCGGGGCTGCGGGAGTGCTGCCGGGTGGCCCTGCTGATGCGCGACCGGCTGGCCTCCGACGGGATCGACAGCTACCCGAAGACGTCGGGAAAGAAGGGCATGCAGCTCTGCTGCCCGGTCGCCGGGACACAGTCCTCGGACGACGTGTCCGCGTACGCCCGGCGGATCGCCCAGGAACTGGAGAAGGCGCACCCGAAGCTCGTCGTGTCGAAGATGGCGAAGAACCTGCGCCCCGGAAAAATCTTCATCGACTGGAGTCAGAACAACGCGGCGAAGACGACCGTGGCGCCGTATTCGCTGCGCGCCCAGTCCGTGCCGTCGGTCTCCACCCCGCTGACCTGGGACGAGGTCTCGGCCGGTGCCGCCGGCAAGCGCCCGGCGACGAAGCCGTACACGGCGGGGGAGGCCCTGAAGCGGGTGGAGAAGCATGGCGACCTGCTGGCCCCGCTGCTAGACGGCGGCCCGCAGCTCCCGCTGTAG
- a CDS encoding TIGR03089 family protein, with protein MAGLPTVAAQVAPTEGEPPLLTYLDDATGERVELTAGQLGDWAARTAGLLRDGCGLGPGSRVAVLLPPHWRTAAVLLGAWSVGMAVSFRPRATAGLPVLEPGGDQPYDAVFVTPERLDDWLEDVPDGVHRYLVGAGAGPLADVPVGWLDWSNEVLRHTDTPPDHAAVRPSDAATPDGTSIGEYGRVAAEVAQQLDLRAGDRLLVDAAEHEQPLKWLLAPLSVGASVVVCANLDPARRDARIAAEHPIRVL; from the coding sequence ATGGCCGGACTGCCCACCGTCGCCGCGCAGGTCGCGCCCACCGAGGGCGAGCCGCCGCTGCTGACGTATCTCGACGACGCGACCGGTGAGCGGGTCGAGCTGACCGCGGGCCAGCTCGGCGACTGGGCGGCGCGTACGGCTGGCCTGCTCCGGGACGGCTGCGGGCTCGGGCCGGGCAGCCGGGTCGCGGTGCTGCTGCCGCCGCACTGGCGTACCGCCGCGGTGCTGCTCGGCGCCTGGTCGGTGGGCATGGCGGTGTCGTTCCGGCCCCGGGCCACCGCCGGGCTGCCGGTTCTGGAACCGGGCGGCGACCAGCCGTACGACGCGGTGTTCGTGACCCCGGAACGCCTCGACGACTGGCTGGAGGACGTGCCCGACGGGGTGCACCGGTACCTCGTCGGCGCCGGGGCCGGGCCGCTGGCCGACGTACCCGTGGGCTGGCTCGACTGGTCCAACGAGGTGCTGCGACACACCGACACCCCGCCCGACCACGCCGCCGTCCGCCCGTCGGATGCGGCCACCCCGGACGGCACCAGCATCGGCGAGTACGGGCGGGTGGCGGCGGAGGTCGCGCAGCAGCTCGACCTGCGGGCCGGCGATCGGCTCCTGGTCGACGCGGCCGAGCACGAGCAGCCGCTGAAGTGGCTGCTGGCCCCGCTCTCCGTCGGCGCGTCCGTGGTCGTCTGCGCCAACCTCGACCCGGCCCGACGGGACGCCCGCATCGCCGCCGAACACCCCATCCGCGTCCTCTGA
- a CDS encoding GNAT family N-acetyltransferase produces MVEGIGPGAGALTWEKLGEGELGALGELAQACLGADGGLPLFGRTPLVRARLLQGRTLGVWHDGGLVAAVSVGTGRDPATSTGLVHPAWRGRGLGGRLLDWAGEQAGDADLLLTTESWSPGAETLFAARGFERTFAEWVLRHDLTDLPAVARPEGVSTEPVSWKNGSELFGTYSASFADRPGFAAPTAEEWLGELRDDDEYRPELSMIARGPDGAAVGFLNVIDNWIDQVGVVPGWRGRRVGAYLVASALRSLAGEKVGDAWLCVNDNNPAAALYRRLGFRDAGRRARYLRRRLSR; encoded by the coding sequence GTGGTGGAGGGGATCGGGCCGGGTGCGGGCGCGCTTACCTGGGAGAAGCTGGGCGAGGGGGAACTCGGGGCGTTGGGGGAGCTGGCTCAGGCGTGCCTCGGCGCCGACGGCGGGTTGCCGCTGTTCGGGCGTACGCCGTTGGTGCGGGCGCGGCTGTTGCAGGGACGTACCCTCGGGGTCTGGCACGACGGCGGCCTGGTCGCGGCCGTGAGCGTCGGGACCGGCCGGGACCCGGCCACCAGCACCGGCCTGGTGCATCCGGCCTGGCGGGGGCGGGGCCTCGGCGGCAGGCTGCTCGACTGGGCCGGCGAGCAGGCCGGGGACGCGGACCTGCTGCTGACCACCGAGTCCTGGAGCCCGGGCGCGGAGACGCTGTTCGCGGCGCGCGGCTTTGAGCGGACGTTCGCCGAATGGGTGCTGCGGCACGACCTGACCGATCTTCCGGCGGTCGCCCGGCCCGAGGGCGTAAGCACTGAGCCGGTGAGCTGGAAAAATGGGTCGGAGCTGTTCGGGACGTACAGTGCGTCGTTCGCCGACCGGCCCGGCTTCGCCGCGCCCACCGCCGAAGAATGGCTGGGTGAGCTGCGGGACGACGACGAGTACCGGCCGGAGCTGTCGATGATCGCGCGCGGCCCCGACGGCGCGGCGGTCGGCTTCCTCAACGTCATCGACAACTGGATCGACCAGGTGGGCGTCGTGCCGGGCTGGCGGGGCCGGCGGGTCGGGGCGTACCTGGTGGCGAGCGCGCTGCGCTCGCTGGCTGGGGAAAAGGTCGGGGACGCGTGGCTCTGCGTCAACGACAACAACCCGGCCGCCGCGCTGTACCGGCGGCTCGGGTTCCGCGACGCCGGCCGCCGCGCCCGCTACCTGCGCCGCCGACTGTCACGCTAG
- a CDS encoding iron chaperone, which translates to MPAKNSQTESDGFSAEERAAMKERAAELRAEGKQGAKKADGLQAVLDSIAKMAPEDRALAERVHVAVTATAPELLPKTWYGMPAYTNPDGKVLVAFKNSGKFNTRYSTLEFQDAAKLDDGDVWPVSYAIQKWSPAVEQKVIELVKTAVS; encoded by the coding sequence ATGCCCGCGAAGAACTCCCAGACCGAGTCCGACGGCTTCAGCGCCGAGGAGCGCGCCGCGATGAAGGAGCGCGCCGCCGAGCTGCGCGCCGAGGGCAAGCAGGGCGCCAAGAAGGCCGACGGGCTGCAGGCGGTCCTCGACAGCATCGCGAAGATGGCGCCAGAGGATCGTGCGCTCGCCGAGCGCGTGCATGTGGCGGTGACCGCCACCGCTCCGGAGCTGTTGCCGAAGACCTGGTACGGGATGCCCGCCTACACGAACCCGGACGGCAAGGTCCTTGTCGCCTTCAAGAACTCGGGCAAGTTCAACACCCGCTACTCGACGCTGGAGTTCCAGGACGCGGCCAAACTTGACGACGGAGACGTGTGGCCGGTGTCGTACGCGATCCAGAAGTGGAGCCCCGCCGTGGAGCAGAAGGTCATCGAGCTGGTAAAGACCGCAGTCTCCTGA